Genomic DNA from Gracilinanus agilis isolate LMUSP501 unplaced genomic scaffold, AgileGrace unplaced_scaffold17367, whole genome shotgun sequence:
GGCGCGCGCAGGGCCAGCAGCCCGCAGGAGATGTTCGTCAAGTGCCACTTCGACTACGACCCGGGCCGCGACAGCCTGATCCCCTGCCGCGAGGTGGGCCTCAAGTTCTCCCGGGGGGAGATCCTGCAGATCGTCAACACCGAGGACCCCAGCTGGTGGCAGGCCAACCGCGCCGAGGAGGGCGGCAGCGCCGGCCTGGTCCCCAGCCAGACGCTGGAGGAGAAGCGCAAGGCCTTCGTGCGCAGGGCCAGGAGCAGCCCGGAGCCCCTGTGCGGGCCGGCCGGCGgcaagaagaagaggaagatcaTGTACCTCACCCACCGCAGCGCCGAGTTCGACCGCCACGAGATCCAGATCTACGAGGAGGTTCTCCGGGCGCCCCCCTTCCAGCGGCGGATCCTGGTGCTGATCGGGGCCCAGGGCGTGGGCCGCAGGACCCTCAAGAACATCCTCATCGTCCTGAACCCCACCCTGTTCGGCACCACGGTGCCCTTCACCTCGCGCAAGCCCCGCAAAGGGGAGGACGACCAGGTGTACCGCTTCGTGACCCGGGCCGAGATGGAGGCGGACATCAAGGCCGGGCGATACCTGGAGTACGGGGAGTACCAGGGCAACCTCTACGGCACCAAGACCGAGTCCATCTTCGAGGTGACCCAGACGGGCAAGACGTGCATCCTGGACGTGAACCCGCGCGCCCTGAAGCTCCTGAGGACGGCCGAGTTCATGCCCTACGTGGTGTTCATCGCCGCTCCCAGGCTGGACATCCTGCGCACCATGCACGAGGCCACGGTGAATTCGGGCATCACCACCAAGCTGCCCACGCAGGCCATGCTGCAGAGAACCGTGAGCGAAAGCGGCCACATCCAGAGGGCCTACAGCCACTACTTCGACCTGACCATCGTCAACGACGACCTGGACAAGGCCTTTGAGAAGCTGCTGGCCGCCTTCGAGAGGCTGAGGACGGAGCCCCAGTGGATCCCCGTCAGCTGGCTGTACTAAGCTGCCCCCAGAACCAGAACGGAGACTCCGCAATAAACATTGCCTGACGAAACTAGCCCTCGTAGACGGTTCTTTGAAGGGGCGGCCGGCGGGCGGTGGGCGGGCGGGCAGGCGGGCGGGGCCTCGCCGTGGCACACTTACCTTTCTAACATCCCGAAGGGAGAAGGGCACCGGGCGCCCCTCTGCCCTTTGCAGTGATCCTCCCCAGCAGCGTGTCTGGGGCTCGCGTCTTCCCGGCAATAACGGGTACCTGAGGCAGGTTGGGCAAAGCCCTGGTGACCGCTCCACTGTTCATTATTCATCGGGAGGGAAAACATGAATTAGCGAGCCGCATCCTAATTGGATTTCTTAGGAGAGCAGAAGAGTAACAATTAGTGCCTTACCCCGCTTTACTCCGCGTGTCCCTTCTGCTCTGCTGCAGGCTCACatacacacgcgcacacacactcTCGCCTTCCCATCGTGCTCACACACACACGGTAGATCACGGAGGAGAAAGCGAAGCCGGCTCTTAAGGGGAAACTGCCCTGCAAGACCCGGCCTCCGCTCCGAGGCCAGTCCTGCCAGACAGCCTTCTCCAGACATTCCTCGCAGTGGGTGACGCTGAAGCAGCCTTAGTACCACCATGGGGGCCCTATCCACCAGGTGGTGATGCTAAGTCACCTGATTAAGGGAAAGGCCCGAGGCCGCTGCCTTCTttccccccccgcccccacctgGGCCTCGTGTTCCCCTCCACCAATTAGAAACCAGGCATTTCAGTCTCTGTGTCATGACCGGAACTTTGCTGCAGGAGCACCCAGAGTGCTCTAGTAAGAGTTCTACCAAAAGGGATTTCGTtggactcccccccccccaaccacaCC
This window encodes:
- the LOC123254200 gene encoding protein PALS2-like, which gives rise to RASSPQEMFVKCHFDYDPGRDSLIPCREVGLKFSRGEILQIVNTEDPSWWQANRAEEGGSAGLVPSQTLEEKRKAFVRRARSSPEPLCGPAGGKKKRKIMYLTHRSAEFDRHEIQIYEEVLRAPPFQRRILVLIGAQGVGRRTLKNILIVLNPTLFGTTVPFTSRKPRKGEDDQVYRFVTRAEMEADIKAGRYLEYGEYQGNLYGTKTESIFEVTQTGKTCILDVNPRALKLLRTAEFMPYVVFIAAPRLDILRTMHEATVNSGITTKLPTQAMLQRTVSESGHIQRAYSHYFDLTIVNDDLDKAFEKLLAAFERLRTEPQWIPVSWLY